A genomic segment from Candidatus Krumholzibacteriia bacterium encodes:
- a CDS encoding PPC domain-containing protein — MNPFVRRLLISTCVLAVAAPAMAVSSEDDKIDVNKTIRSLDVSPIAGTAATVFETEPNDDCSQPDPADLFVDDVAASIDVAGDEDWFVFEGMAGDCVTFATDSRELSTTDTQLYIYDTAGCTDPTAFLEFDDDGGPGLFSLISDFEIPADGTYYLRVKHFSSSGTGDYALSASSSVCPEPPANDTCDRAEPVACNSTVTGTTTLAANDIEDLDESCLDFGGNGPDVFYEVTVADGDRIDVMLTPTDWDPALWLVADCNDENSCLAGVDEGFFNDPETVSWVNDTGADQTIYIVPDGFNSGAFGDFELMITCDAAVDAEPASWGSVKSRF; from the coding sequence ATGAATCCATTTGTGAGACGACTGCTGATCAGCACGTGCGTCCTGGCCGTTGCGGCGCCCGCAATGGCCGTTTCGAGCGAGGACGACAAGATCGACGTCAACAAGACCATCCGGTCGCTGGACGTCAGCCCGATCGCGGGCACGGCGGCCACGGTCTTCGAGACCGAGCCGAACGACGACTGCTCCCAGCCGGACCCGGCCGATCTCTTCGTCGACGACGTCGCGGCCAGCATCGACGTCGCGGGCGACGAGGACTGGTTCGTCTTCGAGGGCATGGCGGGTGACTGCGTCACCTTCGCCACGGACTCGCGCGAACTCAGCACGACCGACACCCAGCTCTACATCTACGACACCGCCGGTTGCACCGATCCCACGGCCTTCCTCGAGTTCGACGACGACGGCGGCCCCGGGCTGTTCTCGCTGATCTCGGACTTCGAGATCCCGGCCGACGGCACCTACTACCTCCGCGTGAAGCACTTCAGCTCGAGCGGCACCGGCGACTACGCGCTGTCCGCCAGCTCCAGTGTCTGCCCGGAGCCGCCGGCCAACGACACCTGTGATCGCGCCGAGCCGGTCGCCTGCAACTCGACCGTCACCGGCACCACCACGCTCGCCGCGAACGACATCGAGGACCTCGACGAGAGCTGCCTGGACTTCGGCGGCAACGGTCCCGACGTGTTCTACGAGGTCACCGTGGCCGACGGCGACCGCATCGACGTGATGCTCACGCCCACCGACTGGGATCCGGCTCTGTGGCTCGTCGCCGATTGCAACGACGAGAACAGCTGCCTGGCCGGCGTGGACGAGGGCTTCTTCAACGATCCCGAGACCGTGTCGTGGGTCAACGACACCGGCGCCGACCAGACGATCTACATCGTGCCCGACGGCTTCAACAGCGGAGCCTTCGGTGACTTCGAACTGATGATCACCTGTGACGCGGCCGTCGATGCCGAGCCTGCCAGCTGGGGTTCGGTGAAGTCGCGGTTCTAG